One stretch of Juglans microcarpa x Juglans regia isolate MS1-56 chromosome 3D, Jm3101_v1.0, whole genome shotgun sequence DNA includes these proteins:
- the LOC121256386 gene encoding protein-S-isoprenylcysteine O-methyltransferase A → MTEIFSYTAYRQLSQMFLAILFFHSSEYILAVAMHGRSNITLKSLLISKAYLLAMSVSLLEYLIEIVLFPGLKEHWWLSNLGLGIVIIGEVIRKAAIITAGQAFTHLIKVYHEEHHKLITHGIYRFIRHPGYCGFFIWSVGTQIMLCNPISTIAFAIVVWRFFAQRIPYEEYFLRQFFGSQYVEYSQGVPSGVPFVN, encoded by the coding sequence ATGACAGAAATCTTCAGTTACACGGCTTACAGACAGTTATCTCAGATGTTCCTTGCAATACTCTTCTTTCACAGTTCTGAATACATTTTAGCAGTTGCCATGCATGGGAGATCAAACATCACCCTTAAGTCTCTTCTGATCAGCAAAGCCTACCTTTTGGCAATGTCAGTTTCATTGCTGGAGTACTTAATTGAAATTGTATTATTTCCTGGGTTGAAAGAACACTGGTGGCTAAGCAACTTGGGCCTGGGAATAGTTATAATTGGCGAAGTCATACGGAAAGCAGCGATCATTACAGCTGGTCAGGCATTCACACATCTTATCAAGGTTTATCATGAGGAGCATCACAAACTGATTACTCATGGAATCTATAGGTTTATCCGACATCCTGGATACTGTGGATTCTTCATCTGGTCTGTTGGTACTCAGATAATGCTTTGTAATCCCATATCAACAATTGCATTTGCAATTGTTGTTTGGCGCTTCTTTGCGCAAAGAATTCCATATGAAGAGTATTTCTTGAGGCAATTCTTTGGGTCCCAGTATGTGGAATATTCCCAAGGAGTTCCTTCTGGGGTGCCTTTTGTGAACTGA